CGATTCCCGCGCCGTTAGCCTGCATCATTCGTCCTCCTTTTATAGCTTGGATTATGCAAGAACTGCGCGCTACGACTGTtcgataatatttgaaatatttccaaaaattttacacaacaagaaaaaaagtatttgttACGTAAAAACCGGTCGCGATTCGATCAAACACCGTAATGTATATTACACAAGGCCAACGAATGAATGCTGAATACCCGCACTGATCGTCTTCGAATAAAGCAGAGGAACACGGATTGCGATGTAAACAACGAATTGGCGATGCGGAGGGGGGCATGAGAGGTTAGGTTTGGCACGCGATAACAGGTTGTAAACGGTCCACGCGGTCGGCACAAGTGCGAAATCGTTCCGATGTCTTTGCTAATTGGATCTTAGCACCCCGCTAACAACTCGGGCAGTAATACTCGGGGCGATAAAACCTCGACCTCTAGCCGCCCCGGCTTAGGCCACGTGGAACGCTATCCTACGTTTGCGCGATTATTGTGAGCTGTACATTCTAGAGGTAAGAAATGCACACGCGCACCTGCTCAGGGTGCATCAAAGGGTACTTATAGCCCGCCTTTTGTTTCGTTTGTAGCTACATTCATACTGTCGGAGGCCATGTTGGAAATTGAAAGCACACGGCAATTCCGTGCACAAGACATCAGCCGATATCAATATGGCGCTGATTGGCTCATTGGATATTGTTTTTAGAACTGGGTTTGTCttggataatttttgaaaattgacaaagaaaaAGCCGCGCAATAAcgaatgttattattatcagcaTACCAATCGTAGCTCAGTCGTTgtgagcgagaaaaaaaaaaaaaaacttgaaattgaaatgttaCTGTATAccactattttctttttttaatcatttttagtCTAATAATAAATCCAGAATATCGACCAGGTTCTGCTTTAGGTTTATATAGGTAGGTTGCGGTAGCTTCGGATGCAATCTTGAATTTAAGTATCGATCATAGACAAAAAGTTGTTATGACCATAATTatggagaataaaattttctataagtttagtttttcttcttcttaatgCTACAAATTTAGTTAACATGACTATTTtagtaaaaacttgaaaatcggcgaaaattcaatatggcggccaAAGCTACTCGAGAATCTGGTCGAAAATCTGGATTCAGACCATTCAGACTACCAAATACCAATGCCCCTAATGATTAGACAAATAAacaggtataaaaatataggtacatacattccGTCTGGATTATCTGCGCATAATACGACTGACAATTAGATGGTGATAACAACAACATCGGGGTGAAATTTTCCCGACGAAAAGTAAACACGactgaaagagagagagaaagagatgtaCAATAACAATTAATAGAATACGTAACTGAGTGTAAAAACagaataataatcgtaaagTACCTTATTTACCGTGCCAGTTATACTCCTCAACTTCGCTCAATTGTTTTCTCAAACTTCGACGTAGTTTTGTTAGCTGAATATAATCGGACAATTGTGCTCACGGCGATGAGAGATATGAGATCGTCGAACCTAGAAACTTTGAAAACAGGCACGTAAAAACAATCAGTCATCTCGTGCGTGGATCACTGAATGACGACCACCGATATGTCTGATCGTTCTGCGTCGGAAACTGGCcatatttgaaataatgaatCAGAGAGACGATTTAGGAGGaatatcttttaaaaaaaagatctttttagaaaaaaattgcagaagagatgcagaaattttaaataaaagattGATAACTTACGAATAGTGATGGCGTTACGAACCAActagaatagaatttttttttttttaaatcttttttttttttttttttttagataacaATTGTGCTTGTGTTGATAACTAGAAGAGACAGCGACTATCCGCGTGATTTCTAAGGAATTTCGTTTACCCGCATGTCATTTCCATAGTTAAAAGCGAAAGAAACCTTTAAAGTTGTAAATTAGTTAGGTGATAAGGTGATCCTCTTTGCGATTGCgttgagtataaaattgaaattatttatacgttTAGTTAcgtaataaatttgataaatgaaaatatgattatttgtggaaaaatataaGCATCATTCATGTGACAATTGACAGCTTAAGATGATTACTATTGCACTCAGTTAGATGAAAAAGTGTCAAGTAACTCGGTAATCGCAAGGTGTACTCTCGTCTGGGTgagaaataacaaataatattGTTCGTCTCTAATCCTCAATGTTTTTTATTGAGATAAAACGCAGACCTGCAGTAGTCTGCCGTTCTACCAAAATAAAAAGTGGCTAATTGTTAtgtttacaataataatgtaaaaaatttattcaatggaTGCACAATGTTGTCATTAACAATTTGATATTAGGCATACAATTCGAATCATACTCAAAGAAGTATGACACagacattttgaatttaagtCAAATATGGAAATCATATAAACATAACTCTAAAATTTGCACTCACACTTCAATATTTGCGAGTCAATCGAGGTTTTAAAACTTTAGCAATGCAATCCTGAAGGTGAATTAAATTTAGGTGGATAGATCTaagaaatctatttttttggTTCATTCATCAGACTACTAGCTCTATACAATTAACAACTGTACAAAAAGcactgtacatatatacacacaccggCGGTATTAGTAGCGGTTTCCACTCACTGCATTCGGTACGGACAAAGTCCACTTTCACCATAATTTGGTCAATGGGAATGGGCGTAAGACGGAGAAACTGCACATAGCACAAACTGGGCGCAGTCAGTACAACACGCCAcagaagagatttttttttttaaatataagaagaaaaatgtatacatataataaaccaaagaattaataaaaatctgtattttACACAAATTGAATTATCGTTCACGCTTCCAGTGGCACTGCCTCtcgtattttttcctttcttggTGACTCTACAAAAAGTAAATATAGACAGCATACATCAATGAACAaggtaaatatatgtatatacctataatttatATAGCAATGCATGTTGCATGGGTTGCTGGTAACGGCAAGACATCTTTGCATAGCTGCATGCAATGTAAATAAAAGATTGATTGACACAAGAAGGAAGAACAATATACCTCTTTGCTTGACCGGTTCATCCGTGGGAACGTCAGGCAATGAAACTTCCTTTGGAACTTCAGGAATCTtagttttctcttcttctttatcttgTAATTCCCTATCTTGGATCAGCAGCGCCTCCAACTCCGCCTCCGCCTCTGCTTCATCCTCATCTGTCAGCGATCCACTAAGCGAGTCGTCCAGCTCTTTCTGTTTCTCAATTCCTTCCCTAGTCTCATCCATTACTTTTTCGATGTCTTCGATGGACAGAATATCATGCAGCTTCTTCAGGGCAGTATTTCCGACTTTGAGCCCGTCTATTACCTTCAACTCAATTTGTGCGAACTCCAAATCGTGCATCATGTGTTCCAGATTTTCGAGCTGACTGTCCGTTTTGCTGAGCAATTGTTCCTGGAACTTCTTTTTGCGAAGTAGCAACAAAGCTCGGCTGAAAGTTGACGAAATTCATGAATAGTCTTTTACTTTGTATTACCGCCATTGCTGAGGAATGAAGAATCATAACAGATAAAAGCGACGTCATATACTCAACTCTTTCTTTCCATCATGAATTAATTGTTTTGCTATTAGACGCTCCTTTTCGATGCTTTGTTCTATCCGTTTTTGATACTGTTTTATCTTGTCTCTCGTTTGTTTCAGTTGCTAAAACGATATGCAATTgcgaaatataattatatgaatGTGTAGATTTGATGTGTCAAATCTACAGCAGGTTAGATTAGGTTATAAGTctgtagttttattttttatacgaacCAACACAGCCTTGTCCTGTTCAGTAACTCGACTCTGAGGCTTTTTCTTCGAGAAAAATATTCCCATTTTTTCctatttattgttaattaaataTACCTAATCAACTAGttgttgagaaattttatcgcgATTTGACACTTCGCAACTGATATGATAACACCTCCTCAAAACATACGATTTTGAGATTGAGCGGCGAATGGAGCTGTAAAATTAACCGCTGATACCATCTTGTGGGTTATTCGTGAACCTGCTCGAGGGTTCAAAAACCGTTACTCATATGTTCTTTGTGGTTTCCTACTTGTTGTTTTAACCACAGACGCTCTCAACTGATCAAAGACAgtaaacataacctcaattgATCGAGTGGATCCAGAAGCGGAATTTAGACCTTTCGAGGATTATTATTCGTACACGAATCTTGAAGGATTAAGAATgggtaaagaaaatgaaactgaGTCCTCAAAGAAGCGAAGAAAGTCCGTGACTACTGGGGCTGCGACTCCAGTCAAGGACGCCGATATGTACAAGGTTAGGTTTCCGGCAATATGAAAAACCCACCGAATTCATAACAATTATCGACTCATGAATCttaccaaaaaatttatttttcctttgcGCAGACAATAACAACTTACGAAGAAAAGGAGGCAATGGATCGATCGCCTGCGACGGattcagagaattttttatcgatgtGCGAAAATATTCGAACATTGATGGATAAGATAGCGAAATTGAAAGTAAACAGCGACGAAAGTGTTAGTAACGTACCTGCTATTTGAATGATTTAATTCAGTTGgttatttcttgtttaataTTAAAGAGTTATCGTTGCCTCGTTTTCAGGCAAAAGAAGAGATTCGAGAACTGCAGATTCAAACATCACTAGCattcattgaattgaaaaagttgaatagAATGGAAAAGTTCAGAACAAAGTTTGCCAGGGACTCTTTAGTCGCAGCTAAGAGCAGTGTAGATAGCAGGCATCTgcatttacaaaatttactcTACGAGGTCATGCACCTCAAGAAAGAAGTCATCAAATGCTTGCAATTCAAGTGCGTTCAAGTATACctaatttcaatataaatttcttacagaaattcaatagaaaaaataatttttgaacctTGCGGTTAATATCTATGCTCAAAGAGTATTTATTTCTGGCCAGATCAAAAGACGAATCTATCGAACTTGTTCCAGAGGATGAATTTTATAAGGAAGCACCTGAGTCTGTCTCCAGGCCAGTAAGTTCCACTATAACTGAGGTCACTTTAAAGTATAACCTTTTTATAAAGTATTTTGTGAACTATTAggtattacattttttctaattctaaaGGAAGTTACGAAAACCGACCCTCACCAACTGCGTCTAGCTCGTTTGGAGTGGGAGTTGATGCAGCGGAAACAGCTGGCCGCATTATGTGACGAGCTTACTGACAGCAAGAAAGGAGTGGCTGCCAGTATAGAATCCAAACAAACGCGGTTGGATAATCTTGCACCACAATTACGTACAATTTTGGAGGTATGTCCCCCATACctatgcaatttttattttttgaatcaacTCCAATATTTTCCCAGCCTCTGGACTCaagtattttcatatgaattttttttggtttcacaGGCAAGCAAACCACTTCAGGAAAGCCTCGGCCTACCATTAGATAAAATACGGCAAGAGCATCAAAAGGCTGCCTTATTAGCCTCACCTTTGTATGTTCTTTATGCAAAGGCCACTGCGTATCGAGATGCATATGGTACGTCTACTATACTCTGCCACAAAGAAGTGGAAAGAATCTTTTCGAGCAATGATCATTTATGTGTTCTCCATTCGCTTCAGACTCCTCACTGCTCGTGAGTATAGAAGGAGATGACGATGACGCCAAGAGGGTCAACAGCCAAGAGGGGTCTCAAGACTCAGACTCTGACCAAGACAATCAAACAGATGGGGTTGTAGAAGAAACACCAGTCCATAAAAAGAGACACCACAGAATGTCGAAGGAAGCTAggcaagaagaaaagaaacttaGATTATTGCAGAGACATCCATTGAGCGTAAGACTCGTAATGGTTTTCAAAAGTGAGTTTTGGAATTCAATATCTATTGATCCATAAGAATACTTTATGatagaaatatattatttgcaataatttttgtacAGGTAACACCAAGTTGACACTGAACTTCTTTTATATGAGCTACTTGAATGTGGTGACGTTAGAAGCCACACTGGACACCGAAAATCCCGGTGGCGTTAGTGCAGGGTATGTCGTTTCATTAATAAGTCCTCTAAAAGTAAGCCAAATATTACTAACAGAATTTATTAACCAGAATAACTAAAGTTTATCAAACACTGATCGTTTCATTTACAGGGACATGTTGGTGTCTGATTCGGTACTCCGAGAGTTATTCCCTGGTGATTTGGGTCTGGAGAGCCCAAATCCAGCTAATCATTACCAGCTATGTCGGTATGGTTTGGGCCCTTTTCCGTCGCTGCAATTAGGCATTCCATATAACTGGGCTCAGCGCATGGCTGGGCTGCGTTTCATTACGTCGGATAATGCTAAACAGAAGGTCTCACATTCAAATTCGGAAACACAAACAGAATTTAAATGATTCTTAGCTAATATACTATGTATTTAATAGGTCGCAGTTAACCACGGATTGGCACAGGACAGTGTGGAATGCGTTCTTAAAGAGATAAAACGACGTGTGAAAGCGCGACTTGAGCTCTGCTCTGAAATACGCCAGTTGGAATCAGGGAATCTTCCTATTTTTAACGATAGTAGTGATCCAATGCCATGCAAGATAGCCACTGTGCTACACAAGTTCAACACTCTCTCCTGGAAGAGTTACTCAAGCTTTGAAGATACTCCCCCGTTCTGTCAAAAAGGTCTTGTATCGGCGATGGACATTTTCTATGAAGCTGTACTACGCAGAGAGAGCAGTTAGTATCAGTTGTTGTCTTCTAAATAAATGCAATCTTGCCATTTACAATATGTTAATTACAATGTGTTTATTTCCAGGTGAACTTGTCGCACATATAGCCATCAAACCTGACTATCCACGAGTAGCACCAATCTTCAGCGTAACTCTCAATCCTATCGTACCAGCATCCGTTGATATCTTGAGGGATATTGAGCGAGAAATAAATGTCATGTGGGAAAAGCCTCCAACTTTATCTGCACAATTGCAGCGACTGAGAGcttgtttcgatatttatcTTGAAACAGAGGGTATAGCTCCTCAGGAGAAGATATTCTTTCATCCAGTCAGAGGCAGGACCAGGGCGAGGCCGTACAAATATTTGACTCTGGGTGGAGGAATTTTTACCCATCGATAGAGCTTCAACAATTTATCCATTCTTGGACTGTCAGAAAGTACAAATGGCTAATTAACTTCAAAAAACAGTTCTACACTCGCAAAAACGTGcggtattttcatttaaatcatGTTTGAGTGAGAATTTTacacttacaaaaaaaaaaaaaaatgatttcaagagTGATGAAATAACTGGTATCTAGATTTTCACATTGGAATAAAATGTGTATACCGATACAGATTTCATATTTGTGTGcatcaatatttatattaaaataaaagcgAAAATCTAgataaattagtttttttattgaacTATAAAAGTTCAAATGGCTGTATGAGGTCTCGCAGCTGGCATTCTGGCTACAGTAACTAGATACACACGCAAGCTGTGCCTCAAATGTCTGTTTTCCTGCAACAACTCAACGCGCTCTTTCCGCCTTAAAATATTCTCTGCCTTCACTTCGTTAAACTGCTTCCAGAACTTTTCCATTCTGTCGAACGGTTCTGTCACctggaagaaaatttaatttctcgatttacaaaaattggtAACTTATGACTGAGACCTTAATTCTATTTGaatcttatttattattacgttTTCTACGCCCGTTTTCTCGTAGCATTGTAATAACTCCTTATCTTTGTTAGAACACTTGTCAATTCCATCTCGGTCTTCTTCTAAACTTGAACAAAGTTGGCTGAGAAGCTGCAACATCGTTCCTTTTTCCAGAATTCTATCCAATTCCTACGTTCAAGTATAAAGAATAggcatgaaaaattgtatttacaTCTTCACGGTTACATGCTGACAAATTTACCTTTTTCACTCCATTGCTTATAACACTGAGTTTCTTTAGCTGAATCGCGTCTGTGATTTGAGCCATTTTTATCTTTGATCTCAGATCCCAAATCGCTTTGTTCAGCTGTTCCAGCTGTTGTTTCAACTCCGTTATCTGCTCCCCACGCTCCCATGCCAAATCATCTAATTGTCCTTTGGTAATATCGATTGTGTCTAAGAGCTGGGATTGCTGTTTAGGAAACATAGCTGCTTCTGCTCTAACAGCATCATCCTGTTCCTTCAGGTACTCATACTGTTTCCTTTTGTTTTCCGTCAGCACTTCATAGTCTGTGATTGTCGCAAGCAGTTGCGACCACAGATGCTCCATGTTGCCCACAACACGCTGCCTCAGTTCCATTATGTCTTCCTCTTTCTTATCGTACCACATGtagtttgattattatttttcatagaaaCCTTCCCAATAATTTTCCTTGTTAGGAAATTACCTAAAATGAAATGTGTGACTTACATACCGAATGCACGATGGTACGTGTGTGGATAGCATTCTGTGACCTTGTTTTTTCTAAGCTACTCTCCAGACTTTTGTTCTGTGCAAATATAATAGTGTCTTGTTCCTTACAACTGTTCTCcagtttatttttaacttcagTCAATTCCACAGTGCCGATGTATTCAAGTTTTCTTAGTTCTTTCGCATAATTATCATGCAAATAACTCAATCTCTGTTTGTGTATACCTGAAATATACACAATGCGACtcattgataaaatatttacggTCAACATAATATTGTTTCCTCTTAGCGGAAACGTGATATGTATGTTCACGAGTATGTATATCTTTAATTCACCTATGAATTTATCGATCGTCATGATGTGAGCCTCTTGTGATCGCCTGTGATCTCTGTCAGATAATTCTAACTCATCATAGAGTTTTGCAATTATTGAGTTTTTGGCTTTCAAAGTggcgtcgaaattttgccaaaGGTGTTTAACGTCCTGATACAATTCCTTACACTTTATTTGACGAAGTAAATGGCGCCACTGTTCGTTTATTTTCGCAGTATTCAATCTTGAAAATGCTTCTTCATGCTTCAGTTTATTCTAAACACATAAAAGTTTGTTATTCTCTGTTATAAACTTCCTTACGGTTTTCGAACAGTAacatgtaataataatctacTCATAACTatagaattgaatttcaccTTTGTAAAAGCAGCAATTAATTGTTGCTTGCGCCTCTTGGCTTCCAATTCTATTTCCGCTCGATGTTGCAAATATCTGGCTCGCTCTTCATCGCTCATACGCGATAATTTCGATGCcttcccttttttcttttttgcaggCATATTCGCAATTCGTTATATACTTGGTAAGTAAATTAAATTCACTTATACTTTGGGGATTCGAACAACCTACTAAATTCACTCCACAGACAAAAGAACTTAGCCAATTgtgtttgatcaatttttcaacagtcACCATGGAAATCAACAATGCTTGTGCTTCGTGATTCATCCATATGCGTTTAAAAGTTGGTATAGTTTGTTTTACTAATTTACAATGCAGTTgatagttaaaaattttatttaacatttTACCCTGTTAGATAGTGAagttattataggtatgtataaaatatatattttatctgtATACATCTAATTTGTAAATAGAGAACAGTCTATAAATATGCAAATAAAACTGATGAATACTATATATTTACAACACAGCTCtgaatttgaaatgtaaattgaaaataatcataTCCAATATCACTTATCAATATATTAAcacattttcgaaaaatacaaataacatAACTAAAACTAACTGATTTAACTACTAAAACGCTACCCTGGGTCACCATGTTATTAAAACGGCAATTAAGGATGAAGACAAgggattattgttattgttacgtTAGTTATCAATTATCAACAGGAATGGCATTATCAAAACGGCAATTAAGGATCGAAACGAGGGATTATTGTTGTACTACGTTAGTTATTAATTATCTACAGGAATGGCAATCAGTTCATGGCAAATTTTAGGAGGAATTTTTGATGATACAGCGTTTACGGTACTGGGTGAATGTTCTCCTGTGTGGAAGTAACCCGATCTTTTAAATACTCTATTGCATCAGACCTATCCTTACTAGTAGGAATCATGCTCTGAGTACGTCTGATTCGTTCACCTCCTCTCAAAGGCCTGGTTACAACAATTTGCGCCTCTAATAGTATTTGAGCTCCTTCAGCTTGTCTTACTTTTTCCCGCACAGACCTCAGCTCTGCATCGAGACCCTGTCGTTCTGATTCTAGCTGCTCAAGTCTTGCTGCTGCTTCTGTAAGACATTtagattttcatgaaatcGGGTGGGCTACTCGCGTTTCACgaatagaatatatttttcgattcactcagaagaatttgaaaagaatcaTAGAATTACCCTGCAATTTTAGTTCGTTTTCCTGctgtttttgttcaaattcaaGACGCTTCAACCTTTCTGATTCAAGGAGTTCCTGTTGCTCTTGTTGTAGTTTTTCTAACTGCTCTCTCCTTTCccattcttctttcaatactCGAGCTTGAAGATTTCGGACTATGCAAAGAGATTTTATTAGAGACAAACTAAAAAAACAATCAGAGCCAAACTATTGGAGTAGGTAATTGTTGAAGAGAAATTAATACCTATTTCTTCGTCTTGTAAGGCTTGCTTTTCCTCCTCCAGAAGTCTTTCAAGTTTTACTTTGATTTCCTCAAGCTCTTGTACCTTGGCTCCTTCTTCTCTAGATAACGCCTCCAGCTTTCTTGCTTGTAACTCTGCGGCAATCCGTGCTTGGCGTTCATGCTGCAATTCCATCCCTGTTTCTTCTTTCAGTTGTTTCTCAGCCTAAGTAAAATCACATATTCTATTAGGATACTCACTTTCGATATGTTATGAGTGCTAGTATAAATtgtctttcaatttatttaccaGCCGCATGGATCGTCTTTGAATCGCTAGAGACCTTTGATAGCTAATTCTATCTCCAGAATGATCAATGGCAATTTGCAGTGCCGCTAACCACTGCAACCTGCCCCTGTGATCTTCAGCAATCAGTTCAATTGCCTTGTGTTCTGGTGTACTCAGAATAAACTTTCTATCTGGTTTTCCAGAATTGTTAACAGCATCCGCCCAACAGTTTATATTTAGAGTTATCACTCCAGCAGGATCTTTCTGCTGGGCATCTTTGTAATAAGTCAATTCTCCCGGTCGAAGGACAAACCAGTAGTATCGCGTTGTTGGCAAGAGAAATCCTTTTTTGACCAGATAtccctgaaaaattaaaagactTAGTAAAAGGATCTCTGATAGATTGctttttcagaatttgaacGTGTTAGCGGCCGCTTACTTTTTTAATGACGTCATTAACGTAGATCTGGTAAAGGTCATCTACGGCCTCGGCTACAGCAGCTGCATCTAAAGACCCTCCACCGCTGTACTTGGACTCCAACACTGCCAGAAATGTGGGGAATCTTTTTGGAAATACGTTCAACTAAATGCTACATGAATAACACAAGGAGATCCTGCTGCTTTCAGTCTGAAAGTCTTTTAACTTTAGGTGATAATGATTTTTTGCAACAATTGAATCCAAGA
This is a stretch of genomic DNA from Diprion similis isolate iyDipSimi1 chromosome 9, iyDipSimi1.1, whole genome shotgun sequence. It encodes these proteins:
- the LOC124410688 gene encoding charged multivesicular body protein 6, translating into MGIFFSKKKPQSRVTEQDKAVLQLKQTRDKIKQYQKRIEQSIEKERLIAKQLIHDGKKDRALLLLRKKKFQEQLLSKTDSQLENLEHMMHDLEFAQIELKVIDGLKVGNTALKKLHDILSIEDIEKVMDETREGIEKQKELDDSLSGSLTDEDEAEAEAELEALLIQDRELQDKEEEKTKIPEVPKEVSLPDVPTDEPVKQRESPRKEKIREAVPLEA
- the LOC124410686 gene encoding THO complex subunit 5 homolog; this encodes MGKENETESSKKRRKSVTTGAATPVKDADMYKTITTYEEKEAMDRSPATDSENFLSMCENIRTLMDKIAKLKVNSDESAKEEIRELQIQTSLAFIELKKLNRMEKFRTKFARDSLVAAKSSVDSRHLHLQNLLYEVMHLKKEVIKCLQFKSKDESIELVPEDEFYKEAPESVSRPEVTKTDPHQLRLARLEWELMQRKQLAALCDELTDSKKGVAASIESKQTRLDNLAPQLRTILEASKPLQESLGLPLDKIRQEHQKAALLASPLYVLYAKATAYRDAYDSSLLVSIEGDDDDAKRVNSQEGSQDSDSDQDNQTDGVVEETPVHKKRHHRMSKEARQEEKKLRLLQRHPLSVRLVMVFKSNTKLTLNFFYMSYLNVVTLEATLDTENPGGVSAGDMLVSDSVLRELFPGDLGLESPNPANHYQLCRYGLGPFPSLQLGIPYNWAQRMAGLRFITSDNAKQKVAVNHGLAQDSVECVLKEIKRRVKARLELCSEIRQLESGNLPIFNDSSDPMPCKIATVLHKFNTLSWKSYSSFEDTPPFCQKGLVSAMDIFYEAVLRRESSELVAHIAIKPDYPRVAPIFSVTLNPIVPASVDILRDIEREINVMWEKPPTLSAQLQRLRACFDIYLETEGIAPQEKIFFHPVRGRTRARPYKYLTLGGGIFTHR
- the LOC124410690 gene encoding dynein regulatory complex subunit 2-like, encoding MPAKKKKGKASKLSRMSDEERARYLQHRAEIELEAKRRKQQLIAAFTKNKLKHEEAFSRLNTAKINEQWRHLLRQIKCKELYQDVKHLWQNFDATLKAKNSIIAKLYDELELSDRDHRRSQEAHIMTIDKFIGELKIYILVNIHITFPLRGNNIMLTVNILSMSRIVYISGIHKQRLSYLHDNYAKELRKLEYIGTVELTEVKNKLENSCKEQDTIIFAQNKSLESSLEKTRSQNAIHTRTIVHSKEEDIMELRQRVVGNMEHLWSQLLATITDYEVLTENKRKQYEYLKEQDDAVRAEAAMFPKQQSQLLDTIDITKGQLDDLAWERGEQITELKQQLEQLNKAIWDLRSKIKMAQITDAIQLKKLSVISNGVKKELDRILEKGTMLQLLSQLCSSLEEDRDGIDKCSNKDKELLQCYEKTGVENVTEPFDRMEKFWKQFNEVKAENILRRKERVELLQENRHLRHSLRVYLVTVARMPAARPHTAI
- the LOC124410687 gene encoding differentially expressed in FDCP 6 homolog produces the protein MAYLLKNLTNSIWHAFYALQGETPGIVAKSKLKVLTANFGTLMDLYGVEKGLDDYRSTQWLTFDQFLYYLQNEVFSSISDATPIQSCRLLEERIDEICWLVSRKAYAEQKHRVFEDRSVYQLFRIFCLLAEMGTQNTESSYLITMHSSEVAQISSQLVTSLGLHWDSADFSELSAALTAFRFPTFLAVLESKYSGGGSLDAAAVAEAVDDLYQIYVNDVIKKGYLVKKGFLLPTTRYYWFVLRPGELTYYKDAQQKDPAGVITLNINCWADAVNNSGKPDRKFILSTPEHKAIELIAEDHRGRLQWLAALQIAIDHSGDRISYQRSLAIQRRSMRLAEKQLKEETGMELQHERQARIAAELQARKLEALSREEGAKVQELEEIKVKLERLLEEEKQALQDEEIVRNLQARVLKEEWERREQLEKLQQEQQELLESERLKRLEFEQKQQENELKLQEAAARLEQLESERQGLDAELRSVREKVRQAEGAQILLEAQIVVTRPLRGGERIRRTQSMIPTSKDRSDAIEYLKDRVTSTQENIHPVP